In Propionispora vibrioides, the genomic stretch TTGTACTTAGCCGTTTATCTTTTGTTTTCTATTCTTACGCCATAAACATTTTCAAATCGTCTTCCACACTGCCTACGCCGCCGATCCCGAAGGTTTCCACCAGCACTTTGGCCACGTTAGGTGACAAGAAGCCGGGCAATGTTGGGCCGAGATGAATATTTTTCACTCCCAGGTAGAGCAGCGCCAACAGTACAATGACGGCTTTTTGCTCATACCAGGCAATGTTATAAGCAATGGGCAATTGATTGACATCGTCCAGACCGAACACTTCCTTCAGTTTCAGGGCAATGACGGCCAGCGAATAGGAGTCGTTGCATTGTCCGGCGTCCAGCACCCGGGGAATACCGCCGATATCGCCCAGAGGCAGCTTGTTGTAGCGGTATTTGGCACAGCCGGCTGTCAGAATAACTGTGTCCTGAGGCAATGCTTTGGCAAATTCACTGTAATAGTCACGGCTCTTCATGCGACCGTCGCAGCCGGCCATGACGAAGAACTTCTTAATGGCACCAGCCTTGACAGCCTCTACCACTTTATCGGCCAAACTCAGTACCTGATTGTGAGCAAAGCCGCCGACAATCTCGCCCTGTTCCAGTTCCTGCGGTGCCGGGCACTGTTTGGCATGGGCGATTAGGCCTGAGAAGTCTTTTGACTGACCGGCAGCTCTGGCGGGGATCTGTTTCAGTCCTTCAAAGCCAACCACACCGGTCACATATACCCGGTCCTTATAGCTTTCCTTCGGAGTAACCAGACAGTTGGTAGTCATCAAAATCGGTCCGTTGAAGCTTGCAAACTCTTTATCCTGCAGCCACCAGGCATTGCCGTAGTTGCCGACAAAATTGTCGTATTTTTTAAAGAACGGATAGTAGTGGGCCGGCAGCATTTCGCCATGAGTGTATACATCGACGCCGGTGCCCTTGGTCTGTTCCAATAATTCTTCCAAATCCTTCAGATCATGGCCGCTGATCAAAATGGCCGGGTTGTTTCTAACGCCAATATTGACCTTGGTAATTTCCGGATTACCGTAGGTGGTGGTATTGGCCTGATCCAGGAGGGCCATGACATCCACCCCGAATTTACCGCATTCCAGTACTAACGATACCAGTTGATCGGCGCTCAGTTCCTCGGTGGTAGCCTTCAGCGCTCGCTGCATAAAAGCGAAAATACCATCTTGTCCATATCCCAGGGTATAAGCATGCTCGGCATAGGCTGCCATTCCCTTCACGCCGTAGGTTAAAAGTTCGCGTAACGAACGGACATCCTCATTCTCGGTTGCCAAAATACCAACTGCCTCTGCCTTGGCTTCAAAAGCATAGGGTCCGTCGGTCCAGGTCACACTGTCATGACTTTCCTGCGGTGCCACGCCGGCCTGGAACAGCTCGGCTTTCACCTGATCGCGGATAGCCAGTGCATCCTGCACCTTGCCGACAAAGTAAGCTTTATCAAAATTTGCATTGGTAATGGTGGAAAAGAGTGCTTCCATTACAAAAACATCAACCGCCGGTTTATTCACGCCGGCTTCTCTGGCCTGAACATTAAGAACGGAAATTCCCTTCAGCACATAAATCAAAAGATCCTGTAAATTGGCGACGTCCGCTGTCTTCCCGCAAACACCGCGCAGGGTACAGCCGCTCCCCTTCGCCGTTTCCTGACATTGATAGCAAAACATTCCCATTGTATATAAGCCTCCTTGTTATTAGGGTGTAACAACCTTATTCATAGTGCTATCATACAGTAAACAGCCCGGAACGGCTGTGACCTGAATCACAGCCGTTCAAAAACATTTCGCCAAATACAAAAAAAAGATGGTACAGCGATTTCTACAGCGCCATACCATCTTTACATTTACCCTGGTTTTAATAGGTTTCGGCAAACACTTCAAAGAAAGCCTTCGGATGAAGGCAGGCCGGACATTTTTCCGGTGCGGCCGTGGCTTCATGGATGTAACCACAGTTAGCACATTTCCAAAATACCTTACCGTCTTTTACAAATACCGTACCGTTAGCCACATTGTCAGCCAGCTTGTTGAAGCGGACTTCATGACATTTCTCAGCAGCAGCAATCATACGGAAGGCGGCAGCCACTTCCGGGAAACCTTCTTCAGCGGCAACCTGGCCAAAAGCCGGGTACAAATCGGTCCATTCTTCATTTTCCCCACCGGCAGCGGCTTTTAAGTTAGTCAGCGTATCACCCTTTTCCACCGGGAAGGAGGCGGTAATTTCCAGCATAACCGGCAGTTCGTCTTTCAAACCTTCCAGCAGGAAGTTATAGAACCGTTTGGCATGTTCTTTTTCATTATCGGCAGTTTCAATAAAAATGGATTTAATCTGCTTAAAGCCTTCTTTATCAGCTACCGACGCATAGTATGTATACCGGTTTCTGGCCTGAGACTCTCCGGCAAACGCTTTCAATAAATTTTCAGCAGTTTTAGTACCTTTTAAACTTTTCACTTTTAAATCTCTCCCTTTTATTTATTATAACGGTTATTATTAACTAATAATAATTATCCGCTATTAACCATTATAGTAGTCTTTGTAAGCTTCGTCAAGATCCTACCATTTTGTAATTCGCCGTTTCCCACCGCTCCCCTGCCACTTTCACCCTGTTTGCCGGCAAATTAGTGCAAATCCCTTTGTTTTATGTTATAATCAAAACCGCGCTCCGGTCCGCCGCTTAACGGACGGAGACGCCTAACCGGAAAGTTACGGGCCGACCCATCAATAGATAATCACATAAAAATTAGAGAGGAAGCGTTATGGACCAAATCGTTCAGTTATTGCAAAGCTACGGTGTCTGGGGATTATTTTTGATTTCTTTTGTTGAATCCTTTATTTCCCCCATCCTGCCTGATGTCCTGCTAATTCCTATGGTACTCGCCATTCCTGATCAGGCGTTGTATTTTTCGATTGTAGCCACCCTGGCTTCGGTGCTGGGCGGCTTTATCGGCTACGGCATCGGCAGTAAGTTTGGAACACTGGCTTTACACAAATTCGTTCCTCCACGGCATAGCCAGAAAATCGAGGAGTGGTTTACCCGCTATGGCGGCTGGGCTATTTTTCTCGCTTCGCTAGCGCCTATTCCTTATAAATTTGTCTCCATTTCTGCCGGTACCTTCCGGACCAATCTCTGGGTCTTTATCGTTGCCTCTTTACTCGGGCGCGGCAAGCGCTTTCTTTTAATCGGCCTGATCGTTCACTATTTCGGTCCTGAAGCCTTGCAGATATTCCATCAGTTACCGGCCAACTGGGTCTATGCCGGCCTTGCCCTGCTGCTGCTGGCAATAGCAGGACTCTATTACTACCGGCGGAAAAGGCCGGTACAAAATCAGCCTGAATAGAAAACCGAATAGTCAAAGGGGATATTCCGTAGTCTCTTACGGAATATCCCCTTTTCCTGTTGTCCGTTGTTCATCGGTTAGCGCGACTTTGGCAAATACATCATCCCGGAATACCACCGTCTTGGGCTGCAGCGGTTCTTCCAACACGGCAAGCCGTTCCTCCAGCCGCCGGAGACTTTCCCATAACGTCCGGTAATCCTGCTTGTTGAGCGGCTGAAATTCCTCTTTGAGCAAAAAG encodes the following:
- the hcp gene encoding hydroxylamine reductase, with amino-acid sequence MGMFCYQCQETAKGSGCTLRGVCGKTADVANLQDLLIYVLKGISVLNVQAREAGVNKPAVDVFVMEALFSTITNANFDKAYFVGKVQDALAIRDQVKAELFQAGVAPQESHDSVTWTDGPYAFEAKAEAVGILATENEDVRSLRELLTYGVKGMAAYAEHAYTLGYGQDGIFAFMQRALKATTEELSADQLVSLVLECGKFGVDVMALLDQANTTTYGNPEITKVNIGVRNNPAILISGHDLKDLEELLEQTKGTGVDVYTHGEMLPAHYYPFFKKYDNFVGNYGNAWWLQDKEFASFNGPILMTTNCLVTPKESYKDRVYVTGVVGFEGLKQIPARAAGQSKDFSGLIAHAKQCPAPQELEQGEIVGGFAHNQVLSLADKVVEAVKAGAIKKFFVMAGCDGRMKSRDYYSEFAKALPQDTVILTAGCAKYRYNKLPLGDIGGIPRVLDAGQCNDSYSLAVIALKLKEVFGLDDVNQLPIAYNIAWYEQKAVIVLLALLYLGVKNIHLGPTLPGFLSPNVAKVLVETFGIGGVGSVEDDLKMFMA
- the rbr gene encoding rubrerythrin — protein: MKSLKGTKTAENLLKAFAGESQARNRYTYYASVADKEGFKQIKSIFIETADNEKEHAKRFYNFLLEGLKDELPVMLEITASFPVEKGDTLTNLKAAAGGENEEWTDLYPAFGQVAAEEGFPEVAAAFRMIAAAEKCHEVRFNKLADNVANGTVFVKDGKVFWKCANCGYIHEATAAPEKCPACLHPKAFFEVFAETY
- a CDS encoding YqaA family protein, which translates into the protein MDQIVQLLQSYGVWGLFLISFVESFISPILPDVLLIPMVLAIPDQALYFSIVATLASVLGGFIGYGIGSKFGTLALHKFVPPRHSQKIEEWFTRYGGWAIFLASLAPIPYKFVSISAGTFRTNLWVFIVASLLGRGKRFLLIGLIVHYFGPEALQIFHQLPANWVYAGLALLLLAIAGLYYYRRKRPVQNQPE